In Topomyia yanbarensis strain Yona2022 chromosome 2, ASM3024719v1, whole genome shotgun sequence, one DNA window encodes the following:
- the LOC131679839 gene encoding uncharacterized protein K02A2.6-like codes for MLRLLAKSDTFYWSKAEEDEFLYLKFEALKSIARLGYFHPNHVTELYVDASPIGLGAVLIQFDEEEKPRIISCASKALSDTEKKYPQTQKEALAMVWAVERFAFYLTSKSFTIRTDSEANEFIFGNGHRSSKRAITRAESWALRLQSFDFLVKRVPSHLNLALSRLIARTQSDEPFDDDNDKHVLYAVDSGYMNITWKDIEFASESDEDLCTVRAALTSGIWPEHLRRFEVHCKVLRIFGSIVFKDDKTVLPSNLRSKALATAHQGHIGCAAMKRIMREYFWWPGMSKDVEKFVKECRVCLVISKKNPPIPLTSRKLPDGPWQMLQIDFLSVPGCGSGELLVCVDTYSRYLSVMEIKAIDAKTTNSSLSKNFHVWGLPLTLQSDNGPPFQGHEFISYWESKGVKVYKSIPLHLQSNGLVERQNQGIIKALAGAKESGYDWRKALQEYVHVHNTVKPHARLGVTPFELLVGWKYRGTFPSLWDAKDCGDLDRSDVRDTDDVAKLISKQYADQRRGAKCSDIVVGD; via the coding sequence ATGTTGAGGTTATTAGCAAAGTCTGACACATTTTATTGGTCTAAAGCAGAAGAAGATGAGTTTCTCTATTTGAAGTTTGAAGCACTGAAATCCATCGCTCGGTTGGGATATTTCCATCCGAATCACGTAACGGAATTATATGTGGACGCCTCGCCTATAGGTCTAGGAGCAGTACTAATTCAGTTTGACGAAGAAGAAAAACCCCGAATAATTTCATGCGCTTCAAAGGCATTGTCGGATACGGAGAAAAAATATCCTCAAACGCAAAAAGAAGCCTTGGCTATGGTTTGGGCCGTGGAGAGGTTCGCTTTTTACCTGACTAGTAAATCGTTTACTATTCGGACAGATTCAGAGGCCAATGAATTTATTTTCGGGAATGGACATAGATCAAGCAAACGCGCAATAACCCGTGCTGAGTCGTGGGCACTACGACTTCAGTCATTCGATTTTTTGGTCAAACGTGTTCCTAGTCATTTAAATTTAGCATTATCTCGCCTGATAGCAAGGACACAAAGCGATGAACCTTTCGACGATGATAACGATAAACATGTTTTATACGCTGTAGACAGTGGATATATGAATATCACTTGGAAAGACATTGAGTTTGCTTCCGAATCCGATGAAGATCTATGCACAGTAAGAGCAGCTTTAACCTCTGGAATATGGCCAGAACACCTTCGGCGGTTTGAGGTGCATTGTAAAGTTTTGCGAATTTTCGgatcaattgtattcaaagatGACAAAACCGTGCTCCCTAGCAACCTCCGTTCAAAAGCTTTGGCAACTGCACATCAAGGGCACATTGGCTGTGCAGCTATGAAACGCATCATGCGAGAGTACTTCTGGTGGCCGGGAATGAGCAAGGACGTAGAGAAATTTGTCAAAGAATGTAGGGTCTGTCTTGTAATATCAAAAAAGAATCCACCCATTCCCCTTACAAGTCGTAAGCTGCCAGATGGGCCTTGGCAAATGTtacaaatcgattttctatcGGTTCCCGGATGTGGATCCGGTGAGCTTCTGGTATGTGTTGATACATATTCGAGATATTTGTCCGTTATGGAAATTAAGGCTATAGACGCGAAAACAACTAATTCTTCACTATCGAAGAACTTTCACGTTTGGGGACTTCCTTTAACGCTACAGAGCGATAACGGTCCACCGTTTCAAGGACACGAGTTTATCAGCTACTGGGAATCCAAAGGTGTCAAAGTCTATAAGTCGATCCCTCTGCACCTACAATCGAATGGTTTAGTCGAAAGACAAAACCAAGGGATAATAAAGGCCCTCGCTGGAGCAAAAGAAAGCGGATATGATTGGAGAAAAGCCTTGCAGGAATATGTACACGTCCACAACACCGTGAAACCTCATGCACGATTAGGAGTAACACCCTTTGAGCTTCTCGTCGGCTGGAAATATCGTGGCACATTTCCAAGTT